TGTAAGGTAAAGTTTTTAAGCTGCGCACTAAATAATAGCAATCTGTGGGCGAGGGGATAGCGCCGCCCATTTCTTGCACCTGGCGGATTTTTTGCCACCAATCATCTTTCTTAGCAGTTATCAGCGCGCCGCCCATTAAATCGCTGTGGCCACCAAAATATTTAGTGCAGGAGTGCATCACCAGGTCGGCGCCCAATATAAGCGGTTGCTGGCATATAGGTGTCGCAAAGGTGTTATCGCACACTACTATTATACCTTTAGCATGAGCTATGCTAACCACTTTTTTTATATCGGTAAGTTTTAACAGCGGGTTTGATGGTGTCTCAATCCAGATAATACCTGTATTTGGTTTGATGTGCTGTTGTAAAACCGTTTCATCATTCACATCAATAAAATCGAACTCTAAAATGCCGGCAAACAAGTTTTTTACCTGGTTGCGCAGGCCATGGTACATATCATCAGGCAAAATAATGTGTGTGCCCGGTTGTAATGACTGAAACACGGCCATGCCCGCCGCGTTGCCTGATGAAAATGCCGCCGCATCAACGCCACCCTCAAGTTGTGCCAAAACATGCTCTAAGGATGTCCGGTTAGGGTTTGACGAACGGCTGTATATATGCCCTGACGGATATTCACCTTCAGCATTTCGGGTAAAGGTTGTTGATGTGGTGATGGGTTGTATAACTAACCCCGAGGCTTTATCTGGATGGTTGCCGGCATGTATGGCAATGGTTTCGATCTTCATAGTATATTCGTAGCGTTGCGCGGTAAATGTACGTATTGATAAAAAATCCGGATAATGAAAAATGCAATAATTGCTTTTTTAGCAGTTCTAACTTTATTTTCATGTAAAACAGCTAAGCTACCCATTGAGACGGAAAGTATCAGTTTAGCAAACCTGAAGGGCGCATGGGACTGGAAGAAAACCACAGGCGGCTTCGCCGGAGTAACTATCACACCCGAAACCGCCCGTTATATATTACATCTAGAGTTTAAAGATGATGAACTGCTGTTTTTTAAGAACAACGAAGCGACCCGGGGTTATCATTTCTCGTTGGTAAAAGACAAAACAATCTACTCCGCTGATTCACTTTATATTATTAAGCCGGACAATAGTGAAAATGAAATTCCGCTTGTTGTTACCAAAATGGTTAAGGACACTATTATACTGGCTGATAATGTAAACGATGGCTTTTCATCAACCTATGTTAAAAGGAAAAACTAAAGCTGCTCATAGCTAATGCATGTGGCAACGCCTATGTAAAAACAATGTCAATTACAGCGTTCTTTAAGGAATAAGGGAGCTGGTTTAACGATAAGTTTTGCACATTTTACTACCTTTGGTAAAACTTTTATTGAATGCAAAACTCAGATAGTTTACAGGTATTACTGAATGATACTAACTTATCTGCTGATTTAAAAGACATTGCACAAAAGGTACTCAACCTGCAACGCATCAGCTTTGACGAGGGTGTGCTGTTATATGAAAAAGCTGAACTCGGCTATCTTGGCACTTTAGCGAATTATATACGCAACGCCAAACACGGCGATAAAACTTATTTTAACCGTAACTTTCATATTGAGCCCACTAATTTATGTGTGTACGATTGTAAATTCTGCTCTTACTCGCGCCTGATAAAACAGCGTGGCGAGGGGTGGGAGTATACTATGGACGAAATGCTCGACATAGTGAAGAAATACGATAACGAGCCGGTTACCGAAGTACATATAGTAGGCGGTGTATTGCCGCAATATGATCTGCCTTTTTACACCGAACTTTTTACCCGCATCAAGCAGCATCGTCCAGATCTGCATGTAAAGGCCTTAACGCCTGTTGAGTACCATTATATATTCAAAAAAGCTAAAATTGATTACGCCACCGGTATGCAACTGATGAAGGATGCCGGATTGGAATCAATGCCGGGTGGTGGCGCGGAGATATTTCATCCGGAAGTGCGTGACCTGATCGCTAAAGACAAATGTACCGGCGACCAGTGGTTGCAAATACACGAGGAATGGCATAAACTGGGCATGCGCTCAAACGCTACCATGCTGTACGGGCATATTGAAAGGTACTGGCACCGGGTTGACCATATGGAGCGCCTGCGCCAATTACAGGATAAAACTGGCGGTTTCCAAACGTTTATCCCGCTAAAATTCCGCAACCAGGATAACCAGATGTCTGATGTGCCGGAATCAACTGCGCTGGAAGATCTGCGTAATTACGCCATCGCGCGTATTTACCTGGATAATTTTGATCATATAAAGGCTTACTGGGCCATGATCAGCAGGAACACCGCGCAGCTTTCATTGAACTTTGGGGTGGACGATATTGATGGTACACTTGATGATACCACGAAAATATACTCCATGGCTGGTGCAGAAGAGCAGCACCCGGCCATGAGCACTAAGGAGTTGGTCGAGCTGATAAAACAAGTTGGCCGCCACCCAATTGAACGTGATACGTTATACAACGTAGTTACCGATTTTAAAGACCATGTGTTTGCCGAAGAGATCAAACCTAAGTTTTATAAACTCCCGGTGGTTAATTGAGGTTAAAGAAGAAAGGTGAAAGCGAAAAGGTAAAAGCTCATAGCTGATTTTACAAAAGAATATAAGCTTTAGGCTAAAATCGCTTTCAGCTCAAAGAAAGAATGATACAAAAAACACTATACATTGTCCGCCATGGGCAAACCGATCTGAATAAGCAGGGGATTGTGCAGGGGCGGGGGATGAACACTGATTTGAACGACGAAGGACGGGCACAGGCCGCCTTATTTTATGAGGCTTATAAGCAAGTTCCTTTTGATAAGATCTATATTTCTGAACTAAAGCGTACCCAGCAAAGCATCCAAAAATTCATTGATCTGGATATTCCTTTTGAAAAACTTGCCGGATTAGACGAATTGGCCTGGGGCAGGCTGGAAGGCCAGACCAGTACACCCGAAAATAAAGCGGCATTTTTAGACCTGATGCGTAACTGGCTTGACGGTAACCTTGATGCTAAGATAGAGGGCGGTGAAAGCCCTAACGAGGTTAAGTTAAGGCAGCAGGAAGCGATAAAGGTAATCTTATCTCATCCTGAAGAAAAGAATGTTTTAGTATGTATGCACGGCCGGGCCATGCGTTTACTAATGTGTTTGCTAACCGAGCGCCCGCTTACCGAAATGGACAGTTTTCCGCACCAAAATTTGGTGTTGTATAAAGTTACCTATGACGGGCAAAAATTTGAAATTGTTGATTTTAATAATTCCCTGCACTTAAAGCAGGCTTGAAGTATCTGTGAAAAAGATTAGAATTTCGGCGGTTAGCTACACTAACACCACGCCTTTTATATATGGTATACAGCATACCGACTTTGTTGATAAAATTGAACTTAGTTTAGATATACCGGCAGATTGTGCCCAAAAGCTGATTGACGACAGAGCGGACATCGGCCTGATACCAGTTGCCGCCACTTTAAATATGCCCGAGTGGCATATCGTGTCCGACTATTGTATTGGCGCCAATGGTGCGGTCGCTTCGGTGTTTATATTCAGCAATTGCGATATACATGAGGTTAAGCGCGTACAGCTTGATCCGCAATCGCGCAGCTCAAATAACCTGGCCCGGGTGCTGCTTAAAAACTTTTGGAAGATCGATCCGGAACTTATTACTGATGCTCCAGATTACGCCACACCTTCAGACCCTTATACGGCATTTGTACAAATAGGCGACCGGACTTTTGGCAAGGCGGAGCAATACCCATACGCGTATGATTTGGCTGAAGAGTGGCAAAAGTTTACGGGCCTGCCGTTTGTGTTCGCCGCCTGGATAGCTAACAAACCCATGTCTGCTGATTTTGTAAAGGAGTTTAACAAGGCTTTAAAGTTCGGTTTAGAAAACAGGCTATCGTTATTTAAAGTGTTGCCTCACCGGAATGACTTTGATATTGAGGATTATTTGTTGAATAAGATAGATTATGATTTGACAGACAAAAAGCGGGAAGCCCTTTTCCTGTTCCTCGATCTTATCCGGAAACTGGATAGATAGTGTCCTTCTCTATTTAAAGCCTATGCTTCCTGCGATAAATCACCTGCTAAAACTGTTAACCTAATCCATTTATGACATTTTGACGACAAGCTTATTGTACTATATACACTATTAGATTGCAATAAAAATTAAGATATTGTAAAACTTACACTATCTAATGGCTTAAATTTTTAAATATTTAAAATTAAATAAACTTAATTATGAATAATTTATAATAATTGTCCATAATTTAAATAATTAATAATTATGTTGGATATTTGTTGTGGATTTAAAATTTAACACAACAAGACAATGAAAAAGTTATTAGTTATACCAGCAATTATCGGTTTATTAATTACAGGTGCTTACGCAGCCGATAAAAAAGTTAAAGAGGACGACGACAAAAACGCAAACGTATCTTACGCCGTTGTTAACCAGTTCAAATCTGATTTCCGCGATGCTGAAAATGTTACCTGGACTGTAACCGAAACTACTCAAAAAGCAGAGTTTACTTTAGACGGTGTTAAAATGACCGCTTTTTACAATCTGAATGGTGAATACATGGGTACAACCAAACAAGTTGCTTACAAAGCCATTTCGGCACGCGCGCAAAAAGAAATTGCCAACCGTTACAAAGGTTATACTGTAGGTCAGGTAATTGAATTAAACTCTGGTGATGGCATCCAGCACTTTGTAGATTTAAAAAGCAGCAAAGACGAAATTTTAGTACGTGTTGCGCCAACTTCAGCGGTTTATTACTTTCAACAAGTAAAATAAGCTACAACCCATAACATATATAGCAAAGAGGCTGCACCTTAATTGGTTGCAGCCTTTTTTTGTGTTTAATTCCAGGTTTGTTTATAACTGATTTTACAAAAAATCAGACGCAAAAAAAGTGATTAAAAATCAGACAGACTGTTCTCTAATCACTGCTCACTAATTTCTATTGCTCAAACTAATCCACCGCAGAACGCAGCATGAGCGCACCTACGGTTACATTAGTACGGCTATCAATTATAATGGCACCGCCGTTTGCCTTATTGAGTTGATATGGGTCGAAAGCTAAAGGATCCGCAGTTTTTATAACAATACGGCCAATATCATTCAATTTAAATTCTTCGTCGTACTGTTTTTCAAGTGTGTTGATATTCACCTTATACAATACTTCACTTATACGGCATTTTGTTACCTTACTGTTGTGCTGTACCAGGTAAGTATGCGTAACATCCAGCGGCCGGGTATCCATCCAGCATAAGTCGACCTCAATTAATTGAGCTACCTGCGGCTGCGCGGCACTGCTTACCAGCAAATCGCCACGGCTTATATCAATATCGTCTGCCAGGTGTATAGTTACTGACATGCCCGTAATAGCTTCCACCGGCTCCCTGTCCAGTTGTTCAATTTTTGAAATTGTGCTTGTAAAGCCTGATGGCAAAACAGTAACCTGATCATTCACCCTGAAAGTGCCGCTTGCCACCCGTCCTGCATAACCACGGTAATCATGCAGTTCATCAGTTTGCGGGCGTATAACCCACTGCACCGGCAGGCGTGCGTGTGACGCTTTTACATCAACCTTTATGTCTACGTTTTCAAGATAAGTAAGCAGGCTTTCACCCGCATACCAAGGCATGTTAAATGATTTATAAACAATATTGTCACCTTTTAAAGCGCTGACAGGTATAAACTTAACGCTGCTTAATTCAACTTTTTTCGCAAGAGCTTCATAATCGCCCACTATCTTATTGTAAGCTTCCTCATCATAATTAAGCATATCCATTTTATTTACACAAACCACCACCTGCGGAATGCCTAATAAGGATACCAGGAAAGAGTGACGGATAGTTTGCTCGATAACGCCCTTGCGCGCGTCGATCAGGATAATGGCCAAACCGGCGTTGCTTGCGCCTGTAACCATGTTACGGGTATATTGTATATGGCCGGGTGCATCTGCAATGATGAATTTGCGCTTATCGGTATTAAAATATTTGTAAGCCACATCAATGGTAATGCCTTGCTCTCGCTCGGCTTTAAGGCCGTCGGTAAGGATGGCCAGATCGATGGTACCATCATCATTTTTACGGTTTGAGGCATGCAGCGCCTCTAGCTGATCGGCTAAGATCGCTTCACTATCATACAACAGGCGGCCGATAAGGGTGCTTTTACCATCATCAACACTGCCGGCGGTTATAAACTTTAAAATATCCATATTAAAAATAGCCTCCTTTCTTGCGGTCTTCCATTGCCGCTTCTGATACCTTGTCGTCCATACGTGCGCCGCGTTCGCTTATTTTTGATTCGCTGATCTCGTTGATGATGTCATCAATATGATAAGCATATGATTCAACAGCTGCTGTACAGGTCATATCGCCCACGGTACGAAAACGTACGTTTCTGCGCTCTACAACATCCTCTTCATCCATGTTGAGGAAAGGAGAGGCAGCCATTAACTGGCCATTGCGGGTGATACAATCACGCTCGTGTGCAAAATATATGGAAGGGAGTTCTATCTTTTCGCGACGGATGTAGTTCCAAACATCGAGTTCGGTCCAGTTACTGATCGGGAACACCCTTACGTTTTCGCCTTTGTGTATTTTACCGTTGTACAGGTTCCATAACTCAGGTCGTTGGCGTTTTGGGTCCCACTGGCCAAATTCATCACGTACCGAAAAGATACGCTCTTTAGCGCGGGCTTTCTCCTCATCACGACGGGCGCCGCCAATGCAGGCATCAAATTGATGTTTGGCAATTGTATCAAGCAATGTAACGGTTTGTAAGGCGTTGCGACTGGCATTTTTGCCTTTTTGTTCAACTACCTTACCTTCATTTATCGAATCCTGAACGTGACCGATGATCAGTTTTTCGCCAAGGCGTTCAATCATCCGGTCGCGGTAGTCAATGGTTTCAACAAAATTATGTCCGGTATCGATATGTACCAGCGGAAATGGAAATTTACCCGGACGAAACGCTTTTTCAGCCAATCGTACCAGGGTGATAGAATCCTTACCGCCCGAAAAAAGCAGCGCGGGCTTTTCAAATTGCCCCGCCACCTCACGCAGAATGTATATCGCTTCTGCTTCAAGCTCATCTAAGTAATCCAGGTGGTTATTAGTACTCATTTGGTGGTTATATATTATTTTACGGCATGAAGGCCGCATTCTTTCTTACTTTGATCTTCCCACCACCAGCGTCCGGCGCGAAAATCTTCGCCCTCTTGTACGGCGCGGGTGCATGGCTGGCAGCCAATGCTCGGGAAACCCCTGTCATGCAATGTATTGTACGGTACGTTGTATCGCTTGATGTATGCCTTTACATCATCCAAAGCCCAGCTATAAATAGGATGGTACTTGAGTATATTGTTAACCTCGTCCCATTCCAGGTTATCCATATGCTGACGGTTAGCGGATTGATCGGCACGGATACCGGTTACCCAGCATTTGTTGCCTGCAAGGGCACGTTTTAAGGGTTCTATCTTGCGGATGCCGCAGCATTCCTTACGGTTTTCAACCGACTCATAAAAACTGCTTGGTCCTTTTTGGTTTACCATCGCCTCAACCAGTGAATGGTTAGGGTAGTAGGCAAATATCGGTTTGCCATACATTTCCATAGTGCGGTTCCAAACGTAATAGGTTTCAGGGAATATCCGCCCTGTTTCAAGTGTAAATATTTTTATCGGCAGGTCATTGGTGAAGATCATGTGGGTAATCACCTGATCTTCCCAGCCAAAACTGGTTGAAAAAACCACCTCTCCCGGGAATTGTTCCGCTAATTTGCGCAGCGCCTCCACAGGTTCAAGTCCGCTAATATCTTCTTTTATATAATTAATCAACTCACTCATCTCAAATCACCTTAATAATAAAATTGACAATGCTGCGCAGGCTAATAGCCACTACTATTACACCTACGGCCACCATAATTACCTTGGTAGATATTTTATTGGATATTTTTGCCGCGATAGGCGATGCAGCGGCGCTACCAATGATCAGCCCCGCCACCGCATGCCAATGCCCACTGTTAAGCATGGTTACAAAGGTTAGCGAACTCATTAACGCAATAAAAAACCTCGACAGTTTTACTGTGCCTAAGGAGAAACGCGCGTTACGGCCACCCGCTATTAATGTTGATAGCACGATGGAGCCCCAGCCGCCTCCGCCAACAGCATCAATAAAGCCACCGCCTAAACCCAGCAGTGATATTTTTTTGATCTTATCAGCCGATTTTTTGGGCTTACGGTTGAAGGCTTTTGACA
This Mucilaginibacter defluvii DNA region includes the following protein-coding sequences:
- a CDS encoding aminotransferase class I/II-fold pyridoxal phosphate-dependent enzyme, translating into MKIETIAIHAGNHPDKASGLVIQPITTSTTFTRNAEGEYPSGHIYSRSSNPNRTSLEHVLAQLEGGVDAAAFSSGNAAGMAVFQSLQPGTHIILPDDMYHGLRNQVKNLFAGILEFDFIDVNDETVLQQHIKPNTGIIWIETPSNPLLKLTDIKKVVSIAHAKGIIVVCDNTFATPICQQPLILGADLVMHSCTKYFGGHSDLMGGALITAKKDDWWQKIRQVQEMGGAIPSPTDCYYLVRSLKTLPYRVRGHVSNAQHLAEFLERHPKVEQVMYPGLVSHPQHELASTQMSLYGGMLSFLVKGGQNEAGRVINALNLFTQATSLGGVESLIEHRALVEGPDTKTPFNLLRVSVGLEHIDDLIADMKQALESF
- the mqnE gene encoding aminofutalosine synthase MqnE; amino-acid sequence: MQNSDSLQVLLNDTNLSADLKDIAQKVLNLQRISFDEGVLLYEKAELGYLGTLANYIRNAKHGDKTYFNRNFHIEPTNLCVYDCKFCSYSRLIKQRGEGWEYTMDEMLDIVKKYDNEPVTEVHIVGGVLPQYDLPFYTELFTRIKQHRPDLHVKALTPVEYHYIFKKAKIDYATGMQLMKDAGLESMPGGGAEIFHPEVRDLIAKDKCTGDQWLQIHEEWHKLGMRSNATMLYGHIERYWHRVDHMERLRQLQDKTGGFQTFIPLKFRNQDNQMSDVPESTALEDLRNYAIARIYLDNFDHIKAYWAMISRNTAQLSLNFGVDDIDGTLDDTTKIYSMAGAEEQHPAMSTKELVELIKQVGRHPIERDTLYNVVTDFKDHVFAEEIKPKFYKLPVVN
- a CDS encoding histidine phosphatase family protein, with protein sequence MIQKTLYIVRHGQTDLNKQGIVQGRGMNTDLNDEGRAQAALFYEAYKQVPFDKIYISELKRTQQSIQKFIDLDIPFEKLAGLDELAWGRLEGQTSTPENKAAFLDLMRNWLDGNLDAKIEGGESPNEVKLRQQEAIKVILSHPEEKNVLVCMHGRAMRLLMCLLTERPLTEMDSFPHQNLVLYKVTYDGQKFEIVDFNNSLHLKQA
- a CDS encoding menaquinone biosynthesis protein → MKKIRISAVSYTNTTPFIYGIQHTDFVDKIELSLDIPADCAQKLIDDRADIGLIPVAATLNMPEWHIVSDYCIGANGAVASVFIFSNCDIHEVKRVQLDPQSRSSNNLARVLLKNFWKIDPELITDAPDYATPSDPYTAFVQIGDRTFGKAEQYPYAYDLAEEWQKFTGLPFVFAAWIANKPMSADFVKEFNKALKFGLENRLSLFKVLPHRNDFDIEDYLLNKIDYDLTDKKREALFLFLDLIRKLDR
- a CDS encoding sulfate adenylyltransferase subunit 1, translated to MDILKFITAGSVDDGKSTLIGRLLYDSEAILADQLEALHASNRKNDDGTIDLAILTDGLKAEREQGITIDVAYKYFNTDKRKFIIADAPGHIQYTRNMVTGASNAGLAIILIDARKGVIEQTIRHSFLVSLLGIPQVVVCVNKMDMLNYDEEAYNKIVGDYEALAKKVELSSVKFIPVSALKGDNIVYKSFNMPWYAGESLLTYLENVDIKVDVKASHARLPVQWVIRPQTDELHDYRGYAGRVASGTFRVNDQVTVLPSGFTSTISKIEQLDREPVEAITGMSVTIHLADDIDISRGDLLVSSAAQPQVAQLIEVDLCWMDTRPLDVTHTYLVQHNSKVTKCRISEVLYKVNINTLEKQYDEEFKLNDIGRIVIKTADPLAFDPYQLNKANGGAIIIDSRTNVTVGALMLRSAVD
- the cysD gene encoding sulfate adenylyltransferase subunit CysD; its protein translation is MSTNNHLDYLDELEAEAIYILREVAGQFEKPALLFSGGKDSITLVRLAEKAFRPGKFPFPLVHIDTGHNFVETIDYRDRMIERLGEKLIIGHVQDSINEGKVVEQKGKNASRNALQTVTLLDTIAKHQFDACIGGARRDEEKARAKERIFSVRDEFGQWDPKRQRPELWNLYNGKIHKGENVRVFPISNWTELDVWNYIRREKIELPSIYFAHERDCITRNGQLMAASPFLNMDEEDVVERRNVRFRTVGDMTCTAAVESYAYHIDDIINEISESKISERGARMDDKVSEAAMEDRKKGGYF
- a CDS encoding phosphoadenylyl-sulfate reductase, encoding MSELINYIKEDISGLEPVEALRKLAEQFPGEVVFSTSFGWEDQVITHMIFTNDLPIKIFTLETGRIFPETYYVWNRTMEMYGKPIFAYYPNHSLVEAMVNQKGPSSFYESVENRKECCGIRKIEPLKRALAGNKCWVTGIRADQSANRQHMDNLEWDEVNNILKYHPIYSWALDDVKAYIKRYNVPYNTLHDRGFPSIGCQPCTRAVQEGEDFRAGRWWWEDQSKKECGLHAVK